The Falco rusticolus isolate bFalRus1 chromosome 4, bFalRus1.pri, whole genome shotgun sequence genome includes the window tgaggcatgggaAGAGCAGGGAGGAGATGCCGTCCTCTGCTGCGCTCTGTCCAAGCACCCAGGGGTGGGCGTGCAAGGCTGGGATGCCCAGGCCTGAGCTGGAtgaggggcacagccccagctttGGGCTCCCCTGGTCCCGCTCCCAACTTGTGAGGGGTTACTGGTTGCAGAAAGGTCAGGTTCATAGGTCTAATCCGCCTCAGCTTTTTCCAGAAGccagggtgctggctgacagcagtGCAGAGCATCGTAATCCCGGGAGCTGCACTGCTTCTCCGAGGGCAGGGGCAAGTGTCCCAGGGCTGTGGCTTGAGCACCAGAGACCTGGCAAACTTGTGTCAGGTCCCCAGCCAGGCTGAGTCCCGGGCTgtcagggctggagcagcacccAGGGTACGTCCCTGAGCAGAGGCTGTGGGGACCCCACAGAGCCCAGTGAGCAGAGACATGACCATGAAATGGGGGTGAGTCTCGCAGGAAAGaggggtctgcagcgggtccagcagcacagctggtgtCTTCCATGGAAAATCCCGGGGAAGTCCCGGACAGCTCCTTTGGGTGCAGCCATTTTCTGCGAGATTTTAAAGGGCTTCATCAGAGCAAAGCACAGCCTTGCCTTTCCCTGAAAAAGAAGGGACAGACGTTTGGGGTGCAAGCTTGTCCTGAAACCCCACTGGCAGCACAAGGGGAGGGCAGGACCCGCGGGAGCCAGTGGATAActcccctgggtgctgctggggccaggATCCGAGCAGGGGAAGGGGGCGTGCAAAAAGCCATCCCCACAGTGCTGCGCATCGCTGGCCCCACGCTTGGGGCTCCTATTTCTGCTGGAGGGGGAGAGCATCCCTCCCAGGGCCACCTGTGCCCATCTGTCCCTCCcggccagcccctgccccagccccagtgctgtCCTCAGAGCTCAGAGGCTGTCCCTCCTGGAGGACCCATTTGGGCATGAAGGCATTGCTGTTCCACGCGGCCCtgtgtggggatgggggggaacACCGTGGCAGGGTCACGTTCAGCCTCTGGCAGCCATCCCTAGCCTGTCCACACAGGCTTTTCCCTGGGGCAAACCAGCCGAGGCATCCTGTGGCAGACAGAGCCTCTCTGTGAgctctccatccctgcagctgttCCCCAGGGTGCTGTCACCGTGGGGCAAAGGGTCCCTagggagctgccagccctgccagcccctgcgGACGGGTGTGAGATTcggggtgggcaggggcagcgcaAGCCGGGCACCCTCCGGGAGAGCAGCTCccccaggggagcagggcaggggctctTCTCCGGTGCCACCCGGCCGCTTGGCACAAGGCAGGGTGCGAACAAGGGGAGCCCCGGTGTCACTTTACATCGTGGCTGTCCCCGCTCCCTCCCGGAGCCCACGGGGACCCGCAGGACGGGACCCAGGTGCAGACGTCACccttggctggcagcagggtgaggggctggggccagcGGCCGAGGGGCTGGGGCTTTGCCGTCCGCAGCCTGCCGAGCTGCTCCTTCTGAGTCCCCCGTACAGTTGCTGGGCCATATTTTTAGCCTCTGGTGGATGCACGGAGGGTGTTAAGCCCATAACCTTCAGTCCATTTCGCTGCTCATCGGCTGGCCATCTGCAGATCAGCACAATTCGCCCTGTGATGGATTTGGAGACCATGTAGGGGAAACAGGAGGGACAAGGAGGTGGAGAGGGGAGAGGGACTTTGTATGAGACCTTGAAGGTCACAGGAAATAAAGCCCGTGACCAGAACACCAGCAGGAACATCCCAGTTTGAGCACCTGGGGAGTATTTCCCTTTTCCCGTAAGGGATGGCTCACGGCGGACACTGGGGTTGTTGTTCTGCCCTGCCATGGTGGGTGACAGCTCCTCTGTCCCCCTGCATTGGATTAGAGGGGACACACGGACCCCAGACAAAGCCCTTGGGGCATGCAGGGTCTCCTCCACATGGTCCTGCTCCCCCCCTCTACCACCTTGACCCTCCCCAGACACCCGCCCGAGGACCCAAACTCCCCTCCCGGCCCTCCAGGTCACCAGCTATTTTGGGGCCAAACTGAGAATATCTCTAACTCTGTCAGCCAAGGGGACCCTCAGGAGACCCAGGCTGGTCTCCAGGCCACCAGGGCCAGGTAGGGGCGTGCTGGCCCCCAGCCACCTGGGGCTCTGCCGGTCAGGCATAGTACATTCCCCTTCAAGTCGCTCCTGGCAGGCTGGGCACCCTGAGGGGTCCCATGGGAAGGTGACCCAAAGGGGATGGGTGCTCTGGCTGGGAGAGAGGCGGGTGGGAGCTTCCCATGACCTCTCTGCCTCGGGCTGGGAGCTGTGTCGGGAGCCCGCAGGCACCCCTGAGCCACGTGCCAGCAAAGGACGGGGCAGGTCGGcgagggcagagctggggtgaCCCACGCATCCGGTTTCGGCAGGGCAAGGGGCCGCGGTGACGGCGGCAGCTCCACCGTGCCAGGCTGCACATGAGAGCCACTGGAAGCCCTGGCAGGCGGAGGTGCAGCCTGTCCCTCCCAGCCGCCTGCCACCAGTGTGGCTCTTCCCCAGCACGAGCAGGCTCCCACCTGCCTCGTGGTTAACAGCACCACCGGTACCGGTACCAGAGCTGATAGAGATGCAACCAGTGCCCAGCATCCCTGGCGACAACAAACCAGCTTGAACGATCTGGGGCTGGTCTTggctcagctcctgcagtgctCGGCTACCACGGTCCCCAGCAGCCAAGCCCAGTGAGCTGCAGTGCCACAGCTTTGCAGAGGCCCTGCCGGTGCTCCGCGGCTCGCCAGCACGGATGCGGCAcgggagctgggggagaggggctggctgCCCATGCCCGTGCTGCCCGCTTGCCTCCCTGCAGCCGAGGTGGAGGTGGCATTTTCCCCTGGTTGGCATCTGGTTGCCAGCTGGAGTacaaaggaattattttcctctgaaacgCTTCCCTGGTATGCAGGCATTAGACGTTTCAGGGGATTATTTAGACTAGCAGCAACTGTTTGTAACGGAGACAGTATAGCTGGtgatcttttatttttggcaCCCGCTGCCTAATGTGAAATTGCAGTTGGTCTGTGGAAAGTCCGGATGGCTGCTCCCGGGCTGCCGAACAAACTCATTGTGTCCCCACCAGCCGCACAGTGCAGCAAATGCTTTCCTAGTGAAGGGATGCTCACAATAAATAGCTCcgagccctgctgcccctgcccgtgCCCCATGCCGGGCAGCCTTCCTCGTCCTCCTCCCCTCGCCCCGCCACCCGCCATGGCTGGTGAAACGCTCTcctgaggcagggctggggaaggaccCTTTTAACATGCCAAGTGCCCACGGCCCCTCGAACTATGCTTTTTGTTGTTCCTTTCTCCCCCTCACCCGCAGTTTTTAGGGCTGCTTTGCGGCCTTCCTGCAGTGCTCCATGGCGGGTGGCAGTcgcagccccaggcagccatGGCTGGGGCAGCCGTAGGGCCCCCCTCTTGCATCGGCTTTGCTGCCCCCTCAAACACCTCTTTGCACCCAGCTTCTTGCCACAGGGACAGACAATTGAGCTGGAACTAGAGAAGGTTTAGGAGAGAGTTTAAACCTCTTTGTAACAGCCACAAAGTGTCCCTCAGGGCCCCCTCCGACGCTGATGGGTGGCCAGTGGGTGCCCCGGTAGTCGTGGGCCAGCGCGGGTAAGACTGACTGAGCTGTTCTCATCGTTTAGAGCCACGCACCCCTGGCATGGACCATGTTGGTGGTGCTGCCGAAAGCCCCTtgccagctgcagagcccaggctggaggagaaggcagacgatggcagccctgaggagaacAAAGATGGTGGCCCCGCCAACACCTCCTTGCTTGGTGCCACTGAGGAGGGCCCTGGAGAGGGGCAGGAAGAGCCGGTGGGTGGCCTGAGCGGGGACCTGGGGCCAGGGCACGGACAGACAGAGGAGACCACCAAAGAGAAGAGCCAGGAGGGGCCCGGCGAGGCACAGGGCCCAGGGGAGGGTGCCATGTTGGGCACTCCTGAGGCTGCGCACCAGGAAGGGAATCACGGGCCTGGCCCACAAAATGTCTTCCATGCCCAGGAGGGCGAGGAGCCCAGCGCCAAGAAAGGAGCCTCTGAGAAGCAAgggcagcctggggaagagaaaatgGAGAAGCCAAGATCAGTGTCTGCTTGTaaggggggagaggaaggggatGAGCAGAGCTCAGAGGAAGAAGACGAGCAAGGGGAGTCTGAGGAAGATGGAGGCAAGGAAGAGTCCGAGGAGGAAGGAGAGTCCAAGGAAGAGGGAGAGTCTGAGGAAGATGGTGCCAGGCCAGCGGGGCCAAAGAATGGAGCTGAAGAGAGTGGCAAGAAAGCGGCTAGCACTTCCAGCAAAAAGGGCAATGGCaaaccagcagctgccagcaaggGAGAAGCCAGGGACGGCCCTGTCATCTGCCATCACCCACCCTGTGGGGCTGTAGCAGAAGACCCCCCAGCAGCATCGGAAGACCCGCCAGCAGCAGAAgacccaccagcagcagtgaaagACCACCCACCAGCAGAAGACCCGTCAGCAGCAGTGGAAGACCCTCCAGCAACAGAAGACCCACCAGCAGTGGTGGAAGACCCCCCAGCAACAGAAGACCCACCAGCAGCGGTGGAAGACCCCCCAGCAACAGAAGACCCACCAGCAGCGGTGGAAgaccccccagcagcagcagacctgcCAGCAGCGGTGGAAGACCCCCCTGCAGACAAGCCATCGCTGGCAGAAACAGAGAGCCCACCCAGCCACAGCACCTACACCGCTGCCGCcgagctccagcacagccagagaGGTTGGAGTCTTTTCTTGTTGGTGTGCTGTAGCGGCGAGAGTGACCTACTATCAACCCCCGGCGGAGCTGAGCTTGGCACATTAAACCGCACCTAGTGCATGGCCCTCTCCTAACGCTTCTGCTTCCCACGCCTGCCCCTAACCGCTGCACGGCTGGGCCGGCTGCGGGCATCGAGGGCGCAGGCAGGAGCCCACGGACGCCTGTGATGCAGGCACTTGCCACAGCGATGCCAAAGCTGGCCAACATTTCCCTTGCTGCACTTTAAACCTATGGTTTCTCCTCTGGGCTGTGGACATGGATAAGATTTTTAACACCCAGGCCCCTTTCAGTACCTGCAGACCTCTTAAAGGCTCCTCCTCCCCAAAAGTCCTCTGGATCCCCAGTTTTCTTGGTACAAGGGCAAGATGCTTGCCCGGGCTGGTGGGTCTCTTGTCCACCAGCTCTTGCCTCGTAGGGAAGGCGTGAAGAGGTAATTCAGACCGATGAGTTGCTGAAGCACCGGCTCTGGCTGTGTTCAGTCAGTGAAAGGCTAGCTAAGGAAAAGGGACTCCCCCCCCGCCATGATTTCCTGGAAACACTTGTGGACTTTGGCCCACAGTTTGGGCAGCAATCTTCAGATCCAGctgagtttttttctgctttcaactGTAATGTCCCAGCTCAAATAGTTCCCATTTGTACTGAAATGGAAACCCAGTTTGGTCTCTGTGGCTTTACTTGGCAAGTCAAAAGGTCTTCCTCAGCCCAACACTCGGTAGACAGCACAGTCCCAGGGCTCGGCAAGTGCCCCACTTGGCccaggcacccccagcccagccagccagcacacACCTGTCCCCAGACCTGTCCCCAGACCCCCTCTAAAGCCCAACCCAGCCAGCTCCTGACAAAGCACCTGGAGCTGCACGGGGTCCTTGGTGTGCCAGCACCTCCAGGGCAGGGCAAGGACACCTCTGTCTCCCTGGGGACACtgcctggggacactggggtgCCTACCCCCAGCGGCAGCAGCTGCTTCGTGCTCCCTGGGCCTAGCACAGAGCCATGGGGTCCCCCGGGCCAGCCCAAGCCACAGCCCCATGCAGAGGGCTCCAGTCTGATACAGGGGCAGAGGTGGGAGGGAACAACCCTGTTGGCAAAGGCGAGGAAGCCAGGATGGGTGAGGTTGGCTGGTTTCTCAAGAGCCAGCCTCAACCTCACACATTCTCATGTCTCTGGCTCGATGCGTAAGGGTTTTTGGGAGCGGAcagagaggcagagcagagTGCTCCTGCAGTGGGGGCTTAGCCCTGGAGGAGCCGCAGCTGCTGGGGGAAGCGCTGGGGCCCCGTCAGGCGGCAGGTGCCGCGCGTGCTCGCATGATGCCCCAGCCCGAGGAGCCCCTTCCAGGCACGTCCTTCGCATTCTCCCTGAGCGGCCAGCCCTCGCTCCCCCCAGGAGACATGGCGTGCCTCCCTCACCAGCCCCTCCTCGGAGCCAAGCAGTTGCCCACGACGcttcccccagcagctgcagccctggcagcctcTGCCAAGCCTCCAGGAGCCtttgcaaaaaagaaaccatGTGGTGTACCAAAGGTGACAGTGGctgctgaggcacagagcaggtCTGCAGGCTTTGGGGCGTCTGTGCTCCCCCACgccctctccctggcagctTGTGTGAGCTTCTGTGTGGATACCCCTCTGCAGCAGTAACAGGTCTCCTtgcctttttcctccagaagaGGTTGAAGATACCAGCGAACCGACCAAGCGCGACCGGTCCCACTTGGAGAACACTCTCAAGCTGAATGAGGACAAACCTGCTGATGATTTCTCAGGTGAGGGGGCCTGGGTTGGCACCAAGCTGTGCAATCCCTGCAGGACAGGCTCCTCACTGTTCTGCTGCACCAAGAGTGTGGATGGGCTTTTCCTTCCCTCGGGTGTTCTGGTTTTAACCTTACTTGTTGTAGGTCTAGCGACACCATGTCTTCCATAACAGCCCTTTTGCTGCTCTTGGgttaacatattttaattattttaaagacagcCCCAAGGACATACAAGGATTAGGAGAGCAGAGAAGCTGGAAGATGCAGATGGCTATCTGCAGTCAGCCCAAGGCAGCCAcatccctgcccacagcacccagggGCAACTTGTAAAAAAGAGTTGGGATTTTTATTCCAATTATTCATTGGGTTTTGCTCTTACAAGGTTTATTTCTGCTGGCCCCTGGGCAGTCTggactggaaagaaaagtataaaagcTGCTACGGAAAAAGTTCCTTCTTCTAGCAAGCAGCTtaggggctgtgccaggggtcCCTGGCACCATGGTGCAGGGCTTTTTGAGATCATGGGTGTTGAGTACTAAATATTAATGAGAGGTGTTCCTTCCATCAGCTGCTGGCATGTGCAAGACTGGCAGTGGATGGGGACAGTGCCCAGCAGGAAACATTAGCAGGGGAGCAGCATCAAAATGTATGACTGGGATCAGTTTTGCCAAGATTTCAACTGTAAGCCAAGTCCCTTGATCCATGGCTGAATCACCCTCAAGATCTGCAGGGAATGCCCAGCAGCTTACCCAGGAGGGACTCAATCAGCATGCTGGGGTTTGCCTTTTCACCCATTCGCATGCTTCTGCTCCCACAGGAGTACTGCAGCGGCTGAGGAAGATCTACCACTCCTCCATCAAGCCCCTGGAGCAGTCCTACAGATACAACGAGCTGAGGCAGCATGAGATCACAGGTAATGCCACGGGCACTGGGGTCTCCGGCACCATCAGGTCATTGGAATGCAGATAACAGCGCAGAGAGCAGATCATGGAAAGGCTTGGAGAATTTGTCTTCCTTTGCAGCTTCTCAAGAAGGCCATGGACATGCTGGGCTT containing:
- the SRL gene encoding sarcalumenin — translated: MDHVGGAAESPLPAAEPRLEEKADDGSPEENKDGGPANTSLLGATEEGPGEGQEEPVGGLSGDLGPGHGQTEETTKEKSQEGPGEAQGPGEGAMLGTPEAAHQEGNHGPGPQNVFHAQEGEEPSAKKGASEKQGQPGEEKMEKPRSVSACKGGEEGDEQSSEEEDEQGESEEDGGKEESEEEGESKEEGESEEDGARPAGPKNGAEESGKKAASTSSKKGNGKPAAASKGEARDGPVICHHPPCGAVAEDPPAASEDPPAAEDPPAAVKDHPPAEDPSAAVEDPPATEDPPAVVEDPPATEDPPAAVEDPPATEDPPAAVEDPPAAADLPAAVEDPPADKPSLAETESPPSHSTYTAAAELQHSQREEVEDTSEPTKRDRSHLENTLKLNEDKPADDFSGVLQRLRKIYHSSIKPLEQSYRYNELRQHEITAYPGRTLGSSATDGEITSKPMVLFLGPWSVGKSSMINYLLGLDDTPYQLYTGAEPTTSEFTVIMHGPKLKTIEGIVMAADSARSFSPLEKFGQNFLEKLIGIEVPHKLLERVTFVDTPGIIENRKQQERGYPFNDVCQWFIDRADLIFVVFDPTKLDVGLELEMLFRQLKGRESQIRIILNKADSLATQELMRVYGALFWSLAPLINVTEPPRVYVSSFWPQEYHPDTHKDLFLKEEISLLEDLNQVIENRMENKIAFIRQHAIRVRIHALLVDRYLQTYKDKMTFFSDGELVFRDIVEDPDKFYIFKSILAKTNVSKFDLPNREAYKDFFGINPITSFKLLSQQCSYMGGCFLEKIEKAITRELPDLLGSIGLGKKPNILSCDVTGCGETPKNRYRKP